The genomic stretch GGCGGCCGATATTTTTTCGAGTTTGATGAGCGGTGTGTTTCCTTCTCCTAAACTTACTGCTGGTGTTTCATCCGAAACAGGTAAATGTGCTTTGTATGCTTCCAAAAGTCCCTGCCATACCATCTTAATCAATCCTCTCCGTCTACGCGATAACAGCTGATAACTCGTTTTACGACATCTAAATTTTCCAGCTGTTGTATGCTTTTTTCGATTTGCTGTTTGCTATGCTTATGTGTCACCATTACAACCTCAGCTGTTTTGGAGTTTGCACGCGGTAATTGAAGAATTTTTGCAAACGATACATTTTCACCGGCGAATACATTCGTCACCGCATGGAAAGCACCTGTCTGGTCCTCTGCTTCTACGCGAACAAAATACTTCGCATGTTTCTGTGAATTGTCTTTTAATGCTTTTTTGTACTGCGGTGTCACATAAGCTTTTCCACTGACCCCTAGGCGGACATTTTTGACAACTTCCATCAAATCCGATACAACTGCCGTAGCTGTTGGCAATCCACCAGCGCCCGGACCGTAGAACATCGTTTCGCCGACTGCTTGCCCGTATACATAAACCGCATTATATTCATTTTTCACTTGTGCCAGCGGATGGGCTGTCGGCAGCAAAGTAGGCTCCACGCTTACTTCGACTTTGCCATCATCCATTGCTGCAATACCAATCAATTTCATCTGATAGCCTAATCTTCCGGCAAAATCTATGTCTTCCTGCGTTATAGAAGTGATACCAGAAACTTCAACATCTTCATAAGCGACAGGCATCTTAAATGCTAAATTGGCTAATAACGTCATCTTGCGCGCTGCATCCAAACCTTCAACGTCCGAAGTCGGATCTGCTTCAGCGAATCCAAGTGCTTGCGCTTCCTGTAATACTGGTTCAAAAGCAAGATTCTCATCAGTCATCTTCGTCAAAATAAAGTTTGTTGTTCCATTAACAATTCCCATTACTTTTTGAATTTTATCGGATGCAAGTCCGTCACTTAAGGTTCGGAGTATAGGAATACCGCCAGCCACACTTGCTTCGTAATAGATATCGGTATTATATTCCTGCGACAATGCAAACAGTTTATCGCCTTGCTCAGCCATCAAGTCTTTGTTAGCTGTTACGATATGCTTGCGGTTGCGGATGCTGCGTTCGAGCAGCTGATACGTATCGTCCATGCCGCCCATCACTTCGACTACAATATCAATAGCAGGGTTATCGGTAATATCTGACGGTTCTGTCGTCAGAATGCTAGCATCCCCGATGTATTCCCGTTTCTTTTCTTTGTTTTTCACGAGTACTTTGGCTACTTCGACTTCACAGCCAAGTTTGTAGCGGATTTGTTCTTGATGATTCTGTAAAATCTGTACGACTCCGCTTCCGACTGTTCCTAGTCCGCATAAGCCGATTTGAATCTTTTGTTTCATCTCGCCCATCTCCTGTCCGCCTGAAATAAACAAATGTTTTTATATAATGGACATTATAACGCTATGAATCTATTACCGCAACCACATTTACAAATAATTTTCCAACACAGGTATCTCGAGGGAACGAGTATCCACTTGCATATACTGAAACAAGCCCGCCAAACGCTGCTCATACATATGCTGCTGCATGACAAGTGTTTCATATGCTGCGCCTGCTGTTCCGGTTAACCCTTGCTCCATTTGATCAAATATGTGCAATGGCATAACGAGACGCGCATACAATAGACGCATGCCAAAAACAGACAGTGGACGTGCCTGCATATAAGCAGGAAGAAATTCTTTGATGTCTCCCTCTTCTTCTTTTCCAAAAGCAACTCGGGTATATTCAGCTAAATCACGTGCTGGGTGATCATAAATAATCTGATGCGGCAGGACATACGTTTCTTTTAATTCAGATTGATATTTCATAAAAACAGTCGCAGCCTGGTCGGCCTCCGTAAAACGGAACTCGCCATTCGTCTCATTTACATATTGAATAGCCAGTTCTGATCTGCCCATCACATAAGGAAAAGTATCTAAAAAAAATCGTTCTCCATGCGTTAGCGGACGTTTTTGATAAATCTCCGCATACAGCTTTTCTCCCTGCGCTAAGCGAGCCGTCCATAACTCACTCCACATACCGTAACTGGACAACGTGTCGGGAGCGAATGGACAAGCAGCTCCCAGCTCGTGAAAAGCTGCTAATTCTGCTCCGTGCGCACCTAGTCGCAAAGGATAAGGTGGCGGCATCTCCACGACAAGATAAGGGGTATTTTCATACACAGTAATAATTTGACCTTCTGTCGTGATCAGCGGCTGTGCAATGCGCGGAAATCCGTTTTCCTGCATATATGCCGTTATCGCTGCCAATTCATAATAACTGTCTTGTTCCGTTCGAGCTGGTATAATGACATAAAGATGCTCCATTGTCTGATAAGCGTGATAATTCCGGTAAGAGACGGGTTTTCCGGTGAATCCCGGTATATATTGCTGCATCAGCTGTAGCACACACAAACACCTCCTGCTACATTTTATGAAACAACTAGAAGAATCATGTTCCAGAGCAGAGGGTTGACGCATAAGCTAACAGGGTATACTGCTAACCGAATCATACATAGAAAGTGACGTGATCATATGACAGCAGAATTAGAGAAAAAAGCACGCGAATGGCTGATTGAACGAGGTGTACAAGTAGAAGATATCGCTGAACTGGTACATTACCTGCAGGAAAAATACTATCCTGGTCTGACAATGGACCGGTGTATTTATAATGTAGAGCGTGTATTATCCAAAAGAGAAGTCCAAAACGCCATCCTGACTGGTATCCAGCTGGATGTTCTCGCAGAACAGGGAAAACTGGAACAGCCGTTGCAGGATACATTAAAACGTGATGAAAGCTTGTATGGAATTGATGAAGTCATCGCTCTATCTATCATCAATCTCTATGGATCAATCGGATTTACGAATTACGGCTATATCGATAAACAAAAGCCTGGTATTTTGGAGAAGCTTAACGATAAGAGCAGCGGGGAATGTCATACTTTCCTGGATGACATCGTCGGAGCCATCGCAGCAGCCGCTGCCAGCAGACTCGCGCATAGTCAAAATGAAGAAGAAAATATAGACGGATGAAAGAAGAGCAGCCTGCATCATAAGGCTGCTCTTCTTTCATGCAAAGCGAATTATTTTACCTCATGAGTAGCCAAAACTAGGCTTCCTTCATATAGTGTAAACGTCTGATACACAAGGAGGAAATTACTTGGAAAACACAAACGCAGGCTACCCAAATCACTTGGCATGGCATGAAACACTCGAATTACATGAACTAGTCGCTTCCCAAGCTGTGGCTTTAATGAAGCTGAAACAATTCATTGGAAATGTGAATGATGGTGAACTGCGCTCTATTTATGAGCAGACGATTAAAGGCCTTGAGACGAATTTGAACGAATTGCTGGCTTTCTACCCTTCCGCACCCAGCCTGCAAGATCAAGCAGAAACACGAAATACATATACTGCCTTTTTTGCTGGTGACTTGCTCGTCTTTGCGAAAACTTCTGTTCGTAACTATGCTATTGCTATCACAGAAACAGCCACTCCAGTACTGAGAGAAACACTGCGAAAACAACTGCAGCGCGCCATTGATACGCACGCAAAAATCTTTGACTTTATGTACAGACGCGGACTTTATCCATCCTATAATTTAGAACAGCTGCTGCAAAGTGATATTCAAAATGCCAGCAAAGCATTAAAGATGGGATATTAACTGCTAGTCAGACATAGAAAAAGGAGCAGCCTAATCTCCTAGGCGTGCTCCTTATTTAAATTCCCATTCATCCAATGAATCAATTGTATAGGTTGGCTTCGGATGCAGCATTGGCAGCTCATCTCGCTTTGTAAAACCAGTGCAAACCATGAGCGTGTCCATACCTGCTCGAATGCCAGCTGTAATATCGGTTAGGTAATTATCTCCGACCATGACGACCTGCTCTGTATCCAGCTCTAACAGCTTTCTCGCCTGTTCCATCATAATGCTTTCCGGTTTACCAATAAAGATTGGCTCTATTCCTGTACTTACGGACACAACAGCTGTTAAAGAACCATTTCCTGGCATCATTCCTGCTTCAGTCGGAAGCGCTTTGTCACTGTTCGTAGATAGGAACGTAGCACCTGCCCGAACTAATAAGCATGCTTTTGCCAGCTTTTCATAGGTAATAGCTGTATCCAATCCAATAACGACGTAATCACAGTTGTCATCAGCGATAGTGAGTTCTTCTTTCGCTAAAGCATCAAACAAACCTTCCTCCCCTATGGCATAAACACGGGCAGCTGGCTTTTGTTCCCGTATATACGCTGCTGTCGCCATACTGGTTGTAAACACGTCTTCAGGATCAGCTTCAATATCCATTTGGCGCAGCTTGGCAGCTACTTGCTCTTGTGTGCGCGTCGAGTTATTCGTCACAAACAAATGTTTCCTGCCAGCTTGCCTTAGTCTATGAATAAATCCAGGAGCAGCCTCTATTCGTTTGCTGCCGAGATACATGGTTCCATCTAAATCAATTAAATAGCCGTCATATGCTTTCATCAATCTTGATCGCTCCTTGCGAAAGCGGAAGCTGTCCGCGTCTCATTCACTAAATAAGCTCTGACCCATTCCACGTATTGTGCAAGAAGTGCATGGTGCTTGTCCATCGTGTCTGCCAGCACTTGATGGTTTACATGCAAATAATTCCCCGTAAGCATTTTACGCAGCGCAATAATTTCTTTAAAAGCTGGGGCTGTGTTTTCGGCGATTACCTGCTCATCAGCAAGAATATCGATAATATCATCATAGCTGCCCGGATCACGCATGATGAATCCATCAATTACACTATTGCCCGTATCCAATATCGCTTCAATGAGCAGCTGCACGCGGCGTTCCATCGCTAGCTTGCTTGTGAGCTCTTCAGCTGACGTTATATCAGCAGCAAGCAGCTCTTCCATATATGTAAGTATTCCTTCAATCTTTTGTTTATCCACAAAGTACATCGTATTAGCCCCTCTCTTTACACGTTCACTTTGCCGCTATTTTTTTCACAACAAAATACGCGCAGCCAAAATTACAATACTCATACAGATAATCTTCCAATGTGCTTATTTTCGTATCAAAGGTGGATTTTGGGTTTTCGTCGTCAAAGAAGCCTTTTAAACGCAGCTGCTCATATCCCCAATCTCCTACAATATAATCATATTTTGTCAGGATCTCGCTATAGCGATCGTGAAATGCCTGTTCTTGAAAGGCATTCTTAACA from Terribacillus sp. DMT04 encodes the following:
- a CDS encoding spore coat protein — encoded protein: MENTNAGYPNHLAWHETLELHELVASQAVALMKLKQFIGNVNDGELRSIYEQTIKGLETNLNELLAFYPSAPSLQDQAETRNTYTAFFAGDLLVFAKTSVRNYAIAITETATPVLRETLRKQLQRAIDTHAKIFDFMYRRGLYPSYNLEQLLQSDIQNASKALKMGY
- a CDS encoding DUF86 domain-containing protein encodes the protein MYFVDKQKIEGILTYMEELLAADITSAEELTSKLAMERRVQLLIEAILDTGNSVIDGFIMRDPGSYDDIIDILADEQVIAENTAPAFKEIIALRKMLTGNYLHVNHQVLADTMDKHHALLAQYVEWVRAYLVNETRTASAFARSDQD
- a CDS encoding homoserine dehydrogenase, whose translation is MKQKIQIGLCGLGTVGSGVVQILQNHQEQIRYKLGCEVEVAKVLVKNKEKKREYIGDASILTTEPSDITDNPAIDIVVEVMGGMDDTYQLLERSIRNRKHIVTANKDLMAEQGDKLFALSQEYNTDIYYEASVAGGIPILRTLSDGLASDKIQKVMGIVNGTTNFILTKMTDENLAFEPVLQEAQALGFAEADPTSDVEGLDAARKMTLLANLAFKMPVAYEDVEVSGITSITQEDIDFAGRLGYQMKLIGIAAMDDGKVEVSVEPTLLPTAHPLAQVKNEYNAVYVYGQAVGETMFYGPGAGGLPTATAVVSDLMEVVKNVRLGVSGKAYVTPQYKKALKDNSQKHAKYFVRVEAEDQTGAFHAVTNVFAGENVSFAKILQLPRANSKTAEVVMVTHKHSKQQIEKSIQQLENLDVVKRVISCYRVDGED
- a CDS encoding TIGR01457 family HAD-type hydrolase; amino-acid sequence: MKAYDGYLIDLDGTMYLGSKRIEAAPGFIHRLRQAGRKHLFVTNNSTRTQEQVAAKLRQMDIEADPEDVFTTSMATAAYIREQKPAARVYAIGEEGLFDALAKEELTIADDNCDYVVIGLDTAITYEKLAKACLLVRAGATFLSTNSDKALPTEAGMMPGNGSLTAVVSVSTGIEPIFIGKPESIMMEQARKLLELDTEQVVMVGDNYLTDITAGIRAGMDTLMVCTGFTKRDELPMLHPKPTYTIDSLDEWEFK
- a CDS encoding phosphatidylglycerophosphatase A, translated to MTAELEKKAREWLIERGVQVEDIAELVHYLQEKYYPGLTMDRCIYNVERVLSKREVQNAILTGIQLDVLAEQGKLEQPLQDTLKRDESLYGIDEVIALSIINLYGSIGFTNYGYIDKQKPGILEKLNDKSSGECHTFLDDIVGAIAAAAASRLAHSQNEEENIDG
- a CDS encoding YutD family protein, with amino-acid sequence MKTTIQGKQYEVVQDVKNAFQEQAFHDRYSEILTKYDYIVGDWGYEQLRLKGFFDDENPKSTFDTKISTLEDYLYEYCNFGCAYFVVKKIAAK